CCACAGGAGGTTCACGACCCCCATGACGAAGGGCTTGGCGATCTCGTACAGCACGGGACGCTCCTGGGGTCTGCTCGGCGGCGGGATTGCGGACGGGGTGCGTGTGCGCCGTGCAGGAGCAGGTGCGACCATGTCCCCATGGCGTTCAGCGAACTGTCCCGTCCGTGGCGCGCGCGGGGTCACTCTAACCCGCGCGGCGGGCTCCTCCTGTGCCACGGCTTCACCGGCTCGCCGCAGTCGCTGCGCCCCTGGGCGGAGCATCACGCGGCGCTCGGCTGGGAGGTCGAGCTGCCGCTCCTGCCGGGCCACGCCCGCACCGAGCGGGAGCTGGACCGCACCCGCTGGCAGGACTGGTACGGCTGCGTGAAGGACGCGGCGCTCGAGCTGTCCGAGGCGACCGGGCCGATCGCGGTGGGCGGGCTGTCCATGGGCGGGGCGCTCACCCTCGCCCTCGCCGAGGACCCGGATCTGCGCGGCAGGATCGCGGCGATCGTCGCGGTGAACCCGGGGATGACACTGCCCGCGGTCGCCGCCGTCGCCCCGCTGATCGCCCCCGTGGTCCGCACCCTGCCCGGGATCGGCTCCGACATCGCGCTCGAGGGCGCGGCCGAGGAGGCCTACGACCGGCTGCCGGTGCGTTCCGTCGGCCGCCTGCGTCAGCTGTTCTCCCGAACCCGCGCCGACCTCGGTGCGATCGAGGTGCCGCTGCTGCTGGCCACCTCGCGCGGGGACCACACCGTCCCGCCCACCGACAGCGACATCGTCGCCGCCGGGGTGCGCGGCCCCGTCGAGCGCCTGTCCCTGACCCGCAGCTTCCACCTCGTGCCGCTGGACCACGAGGCGGAGCTGCTGTTCGAGGCCTCCGCGCGCTTCCTGGACACGCACGTGCCCGCACGGGGACCCGCGCCGCGGAGCGCCTCATGAGCGGCGGACGCGACGGCCGCGGGCGGGCGCCGGAGCCTCGCCCCGATCCCCGGGACGTGGACGCCGAGTTCGCCCGCATGCTCGAGGGCGAGGGCGTCGTGCTGCCTCCCGGCGAGGCGCCGCGGGAGCTCGCCGCGCCCGCCGCCTCCCCGGCCTCGGCCGCGGACTCGAACCGGCACGACGATGGGCACGACGACGAGGACAACGACCCGTGGTCCTTCAGCGCAGACTCCCCGCCGGAGCCGCCCACGCAGGAATCGCGCGAGCGCTCCCGCGCCGCCCACCCCTCGCAGGGACTCTCCCCCGAGGCGAGGCCGACCGGTCCGCGGGACGCGACACCGCGCGAGCTCGACGACGACGAGGTGATCTACGGGGACTTCGTCGCCCCGGACCCCGACCTCCCCCAGCCGTCCTCGCCGGTGCTGTGGTCCTGGACCGCGCTGCTGGGCGGGTTCGTGCTCGTCCTCGTCATGGTCGTCACCCCGTCGCTGCCCGGATTCCTGGGCTGGCTCGGCGGGGTCGCCGCCCTTGGCGGCATGGTCTCGCTGCTGCTGCGCCTGCCGCGCGGGCGGCGCGAGGACGGGGACGACGGCGCCCAGGTCTGAGCCGTCGGCCGACGGGGCGGGCTCGCCGGCCGACGGGGCGGGCTCGCAGGCCGGGACCCGGCGTGCGTCACCCTCAGCGCGCGAGGTCGGCGGCGCCGACGATGCCGGCACGGTTCCCCATCTGCGCGGGCACGAAGTCGGCCAGCGCCCGGTGGCCCCGGGCCGTGAGGTGCTCGGCGTAGGCCGCTCGGGCAGGGGCGAGCAGCAGCTCCCCGGCGGCGGAGACCCCGCCGCCGACGACCACGACCTCGGGGTCCAGCAGCGCCGCGATCGAGGCGACGCCGCGCCCGAGCCAGGTGCCGATCTCGGCGATCAGCTCGACCGCGCCCTCGTCGCCCTGCTGCGCCAGGCGGGTGATGAGGGGCCCGTCGATGGCCTTGCGGTCGCCGCCGGCGGCCTGGACCAGCCGGCCCAGCAGCGGGTCGCCGGTCGCGGCGCGGCGCTTGGCCGCGCGCACCAGTGCGGTGCCGGCCGTGTACTGCTCGAGGCAGCCGCGCAGTCCGCAGCCGCACCACTGCCCGTCGGGCACCGCGGTCATGTGGGCGACCTCGCCCGCGAAGCCGCCGGAGCCGCGCAGGAGGTTCCCGTCCAGCACCACCGCGCCGCCGAGACCGGTGCCCACCGTCATCATCAGCATGTGCCGGGCCTCGGTGGCGGCGCCGAAGCGGTACTCGGCCCAGCCCGCGGCGTTGGCGTCGTTCTCGACCACGACCGGCAGCCCGGTGAGGCGCTCGAGCTCCTCGGCCAGGGCGTGCTCGCGCCAGGCCAGGTTCGCTGAGAACCGCACGGTGCGGCGGTCCGCGGCGACGAAGCCCGCCGCCCCGACGCCCACTCCCACCACGTCGTGGGCGGAGCGCAGCTCGGCCACGGCGTCCGCGACGGCCGCCTCGATGAGCACCGCGTCGGTCGCGGGGGTGCTGCGGGTGGTGGCTGCGATGATCTCGCCGGCCTCGTCCACGACCCCGGCCGCGATCTTGGTCCCGCCGATGTCCACGCCGATGGAGAGCATGCTGTCCGTGCCTCGTTCCTGATGGTCTTCCCGATGCTGTGGGCGGCGCCGCGACCCATCGGGGCGCGCCTGTCGTGGCCCATCGTAGAGGCCCTCTGCCGTAGACTTCGGGGGACCCCACCAGCGCTTCCGGTCAGGTTCCCGGTTCGCCGGTCCTGCCCACCCGACCGGATCGAAGGAGATTCGATGAAGCAGTTCAGCACGCCCCCGCAGCACGAGAGCCGCCCCGACGAGAACGCGACGGATCTGCTGCTCGGCAGGCTCCGCGCGAATCCCTCGGTCCCGATCTACGAACTGGCGCAGGAGGGCGGCGGGTACACGCCGCTGAGCACCGCGGACTTCCTCGCCGAGGTCAAGGCCGTCGCCAAGGGCCTGATCGCCTCCGGCGTCGAGTCCGGAGACGTCGTCGCGATCCTGTCCCGCACCCGCTACGAGTGGGCGCTGGTGGACTGGGCCGTGTGGTGGGCCGGGGGTGTGAGCGTCCCGATCTACGAGACCTCCTCCCCCAGCCAGATCCAGTGGATCGCCTCCGATTCGGACGCGAAGTTCGCCCTCGTGGAGACCACCCGCCACAAGGAGGACGTGGAGTCCGTCCGCGGCGACCTGCCCTCCCTCACCCGGATCGGCGTGCTCGACGACGGGATCCTCGAGGACCTGAAGTCCCGCGGCAAGGACGTCTCCGACGAGGATCTCGAGGCGCGCCGCACCTCGCGCCGTCTCGAGGACGTCGCCACGATCATCTACACCTCGGGCACCACCGGCCGTCCCAAGGGCGCCGAGCTCACCCACGCCAACTTCGTGGACACCACCCGCAGCGCCGTGACGCTGCTGGGCGACGAGGTCCTCCCGACCGGCTCGCGCCTGCTGATGTTCCTGCCGATGGCGCACGTGTTCGCGCGCCTGATCACGGTGCTCGCCGCCGCCTGGCCCGTCACCACCGCGTTCACCCCGGACACGAAGAACCTCCTGCCCGACCTCGCGGCCTTCAAGCCGACCTTCCTCCTCGCCGTCCCGCGTGTGTTCGAGAAGGTCTACAACGGCGCCGAGGCCAAGGCGATCGCCGGCGGCAAGGGCAAGATCTTCGCGGCCGCCGCGAAGACGGCCATCGACTACTCCACCGCCCTGTCCGAGGGGAAGGTGCCGCTGCCTCTGAAGGCCAAGCACAAGGTCTTCGACAAGCTCGTCTACGGCACGCTCCGCAACGCGATGGGCGGCCAGGTGAAGTGGGCCGTCTCCGGCGGCGCCCCGCTCGGCGCGCGCCTGTCGCACTTCTTCCGCGGCATCGGGGTGACGATCCTGGAGGGCTACGGCCTCACCGAGACCACCGCGCCCATCAGCGTGAACCTTCCCTGGGACGTGCGCCCCGGCACCGTCGGCCCGCCGCTGCCCGGCGCCTCCGTCGCGATCGACGACGACGGCGAGCTGCTGGTCAAGGGCGTGATGGTCTTCAAGGGGTATCACAACAACCCCGAGGCCACCGAGGAATCGTTCAAGGACGGCTGGTTCCACACCGGCGACCTCGGCGCCCTCGCGGAGGACGGCTCGATCACCATCACCGGCCGCCGCAAGGAGGTCATCGTGACCGCCGGCGGCAAGAACGTCTCCCCCGCCCAGCTCGAGGACCAGCTGCGCTCCCACCCGCTGGTCAGCCAGTGCGTGGTCATCGGCGACCAGAAGCCCTTCGTCGCCACGATCCTCACGCTGGATGCCGAGATGCTCCCCACCTGGCTGAAGAACAACGGCCTGCCGGAGATGTCGGTCACCGAGGCGGCCCAGGACCAGCGCGTCCGGGCCGAGCTGCAGACGGTCGTGGACCGCGCGAACACCTCCGTCTCCCGCGCCGAGTCCATCCGCGCCTTCGAGGTCATCGACTCGGACTTCACCGAGGAGAACGGGTACCTCACCCCCTCGATGAAACTCAAGCGCAACGTGGTCGTGAAGGACATGGCCCCGATCATCGACAAGATCTACTCGAGCTCGAAGCCGAAGAGCTGATCCCGTCGGCCGACCCCATCAGCTGATCCCGTCAGCTGATGTCGTCGGCCGGACGCCCCCCGCGGCCCCGACGTCCCTCGGACGTCGGGGCCGTCGCCCGTCAGAGGGCCGTCGTAACCTGTCCCCCATGTCCGCACGCCGCCAGCTGAGCTTCGACGACCTCGGCACCCCGCTGGCGGAGGCGACGATGGTGGTGGTCGACCTCGAGACCACCGGCACGAATCCCGCGGCCGACGCGATCACGGAGATCGGCGCGGTGAAGGTGCGCGGCGGCGAGGTCCTCGGGGAGTTCCGCACCTTCGTCGACCCCGAGCGGCCGATCCCCGCCTACATCGCCTCCCTCACCGGGATCACCGACGCCACCGTGGCCGGCGCCCCGCGGATCTCCACGGTGCTGCCGATGTTCCTGGACTTCGTGGGCCCGGCGGCGCTGGTCGCCCACAACGCCCGGTTCGACATCTCCTTCCTGCGCGCCCGCGCCGCCGAGTGCGACGTGGAATGGCCGAAGGTGCCGGTGCTGGACACCCTCGCGCTCGCCCGCACCGTGTTCCGGCGCGACGAGGTGCGCGACCACAAGCTCTCCACCCTCGCCGCGCACGTCGGCGCGAGCATCACCCCGGACCACCGTGCCCTCTCCGACGCCCGCGCGACGGTCGACGTGCTCCACGCAATCATCGAACGGCTCGGCCCCACCAGCGCCTCGACCCTCGAGGACCTCGGCTCCGCCCACCGCCGCGCGACCCCGGTCCAGCTGCGCAAGAAGCACCTCGCGGCCGACGTCCCCGCCGTGCCCGGCGTCTACCAGTTCCTCGACGCCTCCGGCGCCGTGCTGTACGTCGGCACCTCCCGGAACCTCCGCTCCCGCGTGCGCACCTACTTCACCGCGAGCGAGACCCGCCGCGCGGTGCTGGACATGCTGCCGCGCGCCGAGTCGCTGCGGGTGATCGAGTGCGCGACGGCCACCGAGGCCGCGGTGCGGGAGCTGCGGATCATCGCGCGGGAGAAGCCGCCGTCGAACCGGCGCGGTCTGCGCCCGGAGAAGGCCAACTGGCTGCGCCTCGGCCCCGGCACCGAGGGACTGCGGGCCGCGCGGCTCGCGCGCAGCGAGGACGACGGCTCCGCCCAGATCGGCCCGCTCACCTCCCGACACGACGTGGAGCCGTTGAAGGGCCTGCTCACCGACGCGGTGATGGGGCGGCTCTCGGCGTTCGGCGAGGGCAGGGCGGCCGACGGGGACGGCGGGCCTGCCACGAGCGGGCACCGTGACCGCGTGCGGCGGGCGATGATCTCCGACCCCCGCGAGGTGCTCGATCACGTCGCGCAGCGGATGCGGGCCCAGGTCGCGGCCGGACGCTACGAGGAGGCGGAGAAGCTGCGCCGCCTCGCCGGGACCTACCTTGCTGCGGCCCGGCGCGCCTCACGGCTGCGGGCGCTGGCCGAGGTGCCGCTGCTCATCGCCGCCCGTCCCAGCATCGAGCCGGTGATCGGGGGTCGCGGCTGGGAGCTGCTCGCGGTGCGCCACGGCCGCTTCTCCGGCTCGACCCTCGTCCCGGCCGCGAAGGATCCCGTGCCCTTCGCCCGGTCGCTGGCGATGACGGGGCAGGGCGAGGCGGAGCTCGCCGCTCCCCTGTGCCAGGGATACCACCAGGAGGCGGAGATCCTGCTGAGCTGGCTCGAGGGCGAGGGGGTGCGCACGGTGCTGTGCGAGGGCGAATGGAAGGTCCCGGCCCGGGCCCGGTTCGACGACGCCCATCTCGCGAGGCGCTTCGCCCTCACCTCCGCGGCCGCGGAGGCATAGGCTCGAGACAGCACCGCACGGCAGCTGCCGTCACCGTCGAAGGAGAAGCCATGATCACCGCCATCGTCTCGATCGTCGTCGACCCCAGCCGCATCCCGGAGGTGGCGCAGTCGGTCGTGGACATCGACGGAGTCGAGCAGGTCTAGTCCGTCACCGGCGACGTGGACCTCATCGCCGTGGTCCGTGTGAAGGCCCACGAGGACCTCGCCGGCGTCATCGCCGACCACCTCAGCAAGGTCGAGGGCGTCCTGGACACCACCACGAACATCGCCTTCAAGACCTATTCCAAGCGCGACCTCGACGCCGCCTTCGACCCCGGCCTGGACAGCTGACCCCAGGGGCGGGCGCGACTCGGCCAGGACGACGGACGGCCCGTCCGCTCCCCTCACGGAGCGGACGGGCCGTCTGTGACTGCGCGGCGCGGCCGCGCCGTCGGCGCCTGCGCGGAGCCGGCCTCAGCCGTTCTCGGCGAGGGCCTTCTGCGAGGCGGCGGCCCACCGCTCGAGCAGGGTGGCAGGGGCCCCGGAGTCCAGCGCCGAGCCGGCCTCCTCGTAGGCGGCGGCGAAGCGGTCCGCGAACCCGTCGGAGGCCTGCTGCTCGAT
This genomic interval from Brachybacterium aquaticum contains the following:
- a CDS encoding alpha/beta hydrolase; amino-acid sequence: MAFSELSRPWRARGHSNPRGGLLLCHGFTGSPQSLRPWAEHHAALGWEVELPLLPGHARTERELDRTRWQDWYGCVKDAALELSEATGPIAVGGLSMGGALTLALAEDPDLRGRIAAIVAVNPGMTLPAVAAVAPLIAPVVRTLPGIGSDIALEGAAEEAYDRLPVRSVGRLRQLFSRTRADLGAIEVPLLLATSRGDHTVPPTDSDIVAAGVRGPVERLSLTRSFHLVPLDHEAELLFEASARFLDTHVPARGPAPRSAS
- a CDS encoding ROK family glucokinase; translation: MLSIGVDIGGTKIAAGVVDEAGEIIAATTRSTPATDAVLIEAAVADAVAELRSAHDVVGVGVGAAGFVAADRRTVRFSANLAWREHALAEELERLTGLPVVVENDANAAGWAEYRFGAATEARHMLMMTVGTGLGGAVVLDGNLLRGSGGFAGEVAHMTAVPDGQWCGCGLRGCLEQYTAGTALVRAAKRRAATGDPLLGRLVQAAGGDRKAIDGPLITRLAQQGDEGAVELIAEIGTWLGRGVASIAALLDPEVVVVGGGVSAAGELLLAPARAAYAEHLTARGHRALADFVPAQMGNRAGIVGAADLAR
- a CDS encoding AMP-dependent synthetase/ligase; its protein translation is MKQFSTPPQHESRPDENATDLLLGRLRANPSVPIYELAQEGGGYTPLSTADFLAEVKAVAKGLIASGVESGDVVAILSRTRYEWALVDWAVWWAGGVSVPIYETSSPSQIQWIASDSDAKFALVETTRHKEDVESVRGDLPSLTRIGVLDDGILEDLKSRGKDVSDEDLEARRTSRRLEDVATIIYTSGTTGRPKGAELTHANFVDTTRSAVTLLGDEVLPTGSRLLMFLPMAHVFARLITVLAAAWPVTTAFTPDTKNLLPDLAAFKPTFLLAVPRVFEKVYNGAEAKAIAGGKGKIFAAAAKTAIDYSTALSEGKVPLPLKAKHKVFDKLVYGTLRNAMGGQVKWAVSGGAPLGARLSHFFRGIGVTILEGYGLTETTAPISVNLPWDVRPGTVGPPLPGASVAIDDDGELLVKGVMVFKGYHNNPEATEESFKDGWFHTGDLGALAEDGSITITGRRKEVIVTAGGKNVSPAQLEDQLRSHPLVSQCVVIGDQKPFVATILTLDAEMLPTWLKNNGLPEMSVTEAAQDQRVRAELQTVVDRANTSVSRAESIRAFEVIDSDFTEENGYLTPSMKLKRNVVVKDMAPIIDKIYSSSKPKS
- a CDS encoding DEDD exonuclease domain-containing protein, translating into MSARRQLSFDDLGTPLAEATMVVVDLETTGTNPAADAITEIGAVKVRGGEVLGEFRTFVDPERPIPAYIASLTGITDATVAGAPRISTVLPMFLDFVGPAALVAHNARFDISFLRARAAECDVEWPKVPVLDTLALARTVFRRDEVRDHKLSTLAAHVGASITPDHRALSDARATVDVLHAIIERLGPTSASTLEDLGSAHRRATPVQLRKKHLAADVPAVPGVYQFLDASGAVLYVGTSRNLRSRVRTYFTASETRRAVLDMLPRAESLRVIECATATEAAVRELRIIAREKPPSNRRGLRPEKANWLRLGPGTEGLRAARLARSEDDGSAQIGPLTSRHDVEPLKGLLTDAVMGRLSAFGEGRAADGDGGPATSGHRDRVRRAMISDPREVLDHVAQRMRAQVAAGRYEEAEKLRRLAGTYLAAARRASRLRALAEVPLLIAARPSIEPVIGGRGWELLAVRHGRFSGSTLVPAAKDPVPFARSLAMTGQGEAELAAPLCQGYHQEAEILLSWLEGEGVRTVLCEGEWKVPARARFDDAHLARRFALTSAAAEA